From the Maioricimonas rarisocia genome, one window contains:
- a CDS encoding secretin N-terminal domain-containing protein: MNSSLTFLRTSGAVALVCLFLVADVAQAQRGGGGRRRDFGGGRDGGGRDFGGGRPGGFQRGGGRGPGGGGLLGELQRDEVRAELGVTDEQVEQLTELAEGSQERMRERMSGVMEQMRAAETDEDRQALRDQMRAAGEELTKETEAEIGKVLNEKQLSRLRQISLHRAGTRAFTQDDIADELGLTDAQRQQLEELREQQDDARRELGFRASDEEREQFRQEWDAKMSAVLTEQQRDAWQKRLGPPPPERPDENESRPAPAAAAAPPAMQRPPVRIEEAPPGADVVASFGGAATTGEGSSNAEAPSDDAGSSRQTDSADAAGSDDEVRMSFNFRYAPWTEVLKLFAERAGLTLDLNVVPPGTFNYYDRRSYTATEALDILNGYLLPKGYVLVRRDDFLVALNIDNGIPPNLVPNIPPEELPNRGKNELLTVAFPLEGLDVEQVAVEIDEIKGPQGKVVGLTTTNSLLVTDIGSNLRRIHEILKGALARGGPQDRTFKAYELQHVAADEAAPIVRTLLGVSAGVTNVSAGNERDRDRRDYRRDPRSDSTSGGSANVTEDLRTNKLLVTATAAEHKIVESTLETIDVEADGVRRGGRTPYFAVYKVDSSDAREVTKTIDALLPGVVVNEDGRNDRIHIFGTEAQHREVETLIRQMDGLGGTSDVAVIPLSRMDAISATSMLRSMFVGDGEMAPIIEPDLTARQLLVRGSSDQIAQVKTLLLQLGEDGSGERTAAQQGRLRTLPLGGRDPQEILPLIERMWDASSSTPIRVVNPQNRGPVDSMRSPGAETRQQPTGLRQPLDTPGLRRPSSAPVPTGDANDARLPIDATSIEFPAAPTATGGRDARAAASVRFVSEENATSAAPADEAAATEQAPTEEPNTETSGDTQVTITVLGDEVIYASEDEETLDRFERMLESTMQAIPPRTSWTVFTLQVADATETAAMLDQLFPDSNVSMMSTGGGLLGGSVSSFSSGLLDATGLSGLGTTSRTLRIIPEIRSNSLWVAGPSYRVREVEQMLEVLDASDLPDNLRDRVPGMIPVEHADATDVYNMVKEVYRDYLEDNSNDRGGRGGGNPFAALMGGGGRGGNDNNREPDIRLTLAVDTRTNQLIVSASDALFREIELLVRSVDAAAEEARRTVQVVSLQNTNSTAVQSALTSLIPKVKINVSSSSTRTSSSTSNSSDNGGRSSDGNRPSGDDVRRFFEQRMRERMQQQGGGGGDDRGGRGGFGGGDRGGRGGFGGGDRGGRGGFGGRRGG; this comes from the coding sequence ATGAACTCATCCCTGACATTTCTGAGAACCAGCGGGGCAGTTGCCCTGGTCTGCCTGTTCCTCGTCGCGGACGTCGCCCAGGCCCAGCGTGGTGGTGGTGGACGTCGACGTGACTTCGGCGGGGGACGCGATGGTGGCGGACGCGATTTCGGTGGCGGACGCCCCGGCGGCTTCCAGCGCGGCGGTGGCCGCGGCCCTGGTGGTGGCGGCCTTCTTGGCGAACTCCAGCGCGACGAAGTTCGCGCCGAACTCGGCGTCACCGACGAGCAGGTCGAGCAGCTCACCGAACTTGCGGAAGGCTCGCAGGAACGGATGCGCGAGCGGATGTCCGGTGTGATGGAGCAGATGCGGGCCGCCGAAACGGACGAAGACCGGCAAGCGCTCCGCGACCAGATGCGGGCAGCAGGTGAAGAACTCACCAAAGAGACCGAGGCGGAAATCGGCAAAGTCCTCAACGAGAAGCAGCTCAGCCGACTTCGCCAGATCTCACTCCATCGGGCCGGAACCCGCGCATTCACCCAGGATGACATCGCCGACGAACTCGGCCTGACCGACGCACAGCGTCAGCAGCTCGAAGAACTCCGCGAGCAGCAGGATGACGCACGTCGCGAGCTCGGCTTCCGCGCCAGCGATGAAGAACGGGAGCAGTTCCGCCAGGAATGGGACGCGAAGATGTCCGCCGTGCTGACCGAACAGCAGCGCGACGCATGGCAGAAGCGGCTCGGTCCTCCTCCTCCAGAACGTCCGGACGAGAACGAATCCCGACCGGCCCCTGCGGCTGCGGCTGCCCCGCCGGCAATGCAACGGCCTCCCGTCCGCATCGAAGAAGCCCCACCGGGCGCCGACGTGGTCGCCTCGTTCGGTGGCGCCGCGACGACCGGCGAAGGAAGCAGCAACGCCGAGGCGCCGTCCGACGATGCCGGCTCCAGCCGGCAGACCGACTCCGCCGATGCCGCAGGCAGCGACGACGAAGTCAGGATGTCGTTCAACTTCCGGTACGCGCCCTGGACCGAGGTCCTCAAGCTCTTCGCCGAGCGGGCCGGACTGACCCTCGACCTGAACGTCGTTCCGCCCGGCACGTTCAACTACTACGACCGTCGCTCCTACACGGCGACCGAAGCCCTCGACATCCTCAATGGCTATCTGCTGCCGAAGGGGTACGTGCTCGTCCGCCGCGACGACTTCCTCGTCGCCCTGAACATCGACAACGGCATTCCGCCGAACCTCGTCCCCAACATCCCGCCGGAAGAGCTTCCCAACCGTGGCAAGAACGAGCTGCTTACGGTTGCGTTTCCGCTCGAGGGGCTCGATGTCGAACAGGTGGCCGTCGAAATCGATGAGATCAAGGGACCACAGGGGAAGGTCGTCGGCCTGACGACGACCAACTCGCTGCTGGTGACCGACATCGGCAGTAACCTCCGGCGGATCCACGAGATCCTCAAGGGCGCACTGGCCCGCGGCGGACCTCAGGACCGGACGTTCAAGGCGTATGAACTCCAGCACGTCGCAGCGGACGAAGCCGCGCCGATCGTTCGCACTCTGCTCGGAGTCTCGGCCGGCGTCACCAACGTCAGCGCCGGCAACGAGCGGGATCGGGACCGTCGGGACTACCGTCGCGATCCCCGCTCCGATTCCACCAGCGGCGGCTCGGCAAACGTCACCGAGGACCTGCGGACCAACAAACTGCTCGTGACCGCAACGGCCGCCGAACACAAGATCGTCGAGTCCACACTCGAAACGATCGACGTCGAAGCGGATGGCGTTCGCCGGGGCGGCCGGACCCCGTACTTTGCCGTTTACAAAGTGGACTCCTCGGATGCCCGGGAAGTCACGAAAACCATCGATGCCCTGCTTCCCGGCGTCGTCGTCAACGAAGACGGTCGCAATGATCGCATTCACATCTTCGGGACCGAAGCGCAGCACCGCGAAGTCGAAACGCTGATCCGTCAAATGGATGGTCTGGGAGGAACCAGCGATGTCGCGGTGATTCCTCTCTCCCGGATGGATGCGATCAGCGCCACGTCGATGCTCCGTTCGATGTTCGTCGGCGACGGCGAAATGGCGCCCATCATCGAACCGGACCTGACCGCCCGCCAGCTTCTCGTGCGCGGCAGCTCCGACCAGATTGCCCAGGTCAAGACACTGCTGCTGCAACTGGGCGAAGACGGCTCCGGTGAGCGTACGGCCGCCCAGCAGGGACGGCTGCGGACGCTGCCGCTCGGCGGACGGGATCCCCAGGAAATCCTCCCCCTGATCGAGCGGATGTGGGACGCGTCCTCGTCGACGCCGATTCGTGTCGTGAATCCGCAGAATCGAGGACCGGTCGACAGCATGCGTTCTCCCGGTGCCGAAACACGGCAGCAACCGACCGGGCTCAGGCAACCGCTCGACACTCCCGGCCTGCGACGTCCGTCTTCCGCACCGGTTCCGACCGGAGACGCCAACGATGCCCGGTTGCCCATCGACGCGACGTCGATCGAGTTCCCGGCTGCACCAACCGCGACCGGCGGGCGGGACGCCCGCGCCGCTGCCAGTGTCCGTTTCGTCTCCGAGGAGAACGCCACCTCGGCAGCGCCGGCTGACGAGGCAGCAGCGACCGAACAGGCACCGACTGAAGAACCGAATACCGAAACGTCGGGAGACACGCAGGTCACCATCACCGTCCTTGGTGATGAAGTAATTTACGCCTCCGAAGACGAGGAGACACTCGATCGTTTCGAACGGATGCTCGAATCCACGATGCAGGCAATCCCGCCGCGCACGTCCTGGACCGTCTTCACGCTGCAGGTTGCCGATGCCACCGAAACGGCCGCCATGCTCGACCAGCTCTTTCCGGACAGCAACGTCAGCATGATGTCGACCGGCGGAGGTCTGCTGGGCGGGTCAGTCTCTTCGTTCAGTTCGGGGCTGCTGGACGCCACCGGCCTGAGCGGGCTGGGGACCACCTCCCGGACGCTGCGGATCATCCCGGAAATCCGTTCGAATTCGCTGTGGGTCGCCGGTCCCTCGTACCGCGTGCGCGAAGTCGAGCAGATGCTGGAAGTCCTCGACGCGAGCGACCTTCCTGACAATTTGCGGGATCGCGTCCCGGGCATGATTCCGGTCGAGCACGCCGATGCCACCGACGTGTACAATATGGTGAAGGAGGTTTACCGCGATTACCTCGAAGACAACAGCAACGATCGTGGTGGACGCGGCGGCGGAAATCCGTTCGCGGCCCTGATGGGTGGCGGTGGACGCGGCGGCAACGACAACAACCGCGAGCCGGACATCCGGCTCACTCTGGCGGTCGATACGCGGACGAATCAGCTGATCGTTTCCGCGAGCGACGCTCTGTTTCGCGAGATTGAACTGCTTGTCCGCAGTGTCGACGCCGCGGCCGAAGAAGCCCGGCGGACCGTGCAGGTCGTTTCGCTGCAGAACACCAACTCGACAGCTGTGCAGAGCGCTCTGACCTCGCTGATCCCGAAGGTCAAGATCAACGTCAGTTCGTCCTCGACGCGCACCTCATCGTCCACATCGAACTCGAGCGACAACGGTGGCCGGTCCTCAGACGGCAACCGTCCCAGCGGCGACGACGTCCGGCGTTTCTTCGAACAGCGGATGCGTGAACGGATGCAGCAGCAGGGTGGCGGCGGAGGCGACGACCGTGGCGGACGAGGTGGATTTGGCGGCGGCGACCGTGGCGGACGAGGTGGATTCGGCGGTGGAGACCGTGGTGGGCGAGGTGGCTTTGGCGGTCGACGTGGCGGCTGA
- a CDS encoding EF-hand domain-containing protein: MNRGIARVLLVGGIVSVLAEPTLAQFRGGGPSPERIVGFIDRNQDGHIDGEELRRMPGPFREALEDAGVDTRRGISREQFLREAPRLMESMRRRMEESRERGGDRGRDDDRDRRDGRDRDDRDRDGRDRDDDRRRGPERPQRPARKQREPVTLTIPEQFSTIDQDVDGQVAFYEWRQTQHGTISQFMAIDRNGDGFLTPFELKLSLEQPADAPATPIAAGTQPGSGPPQVTIPRPTAPAAVAATRTAPSPPSSTATSSPTEVDMESPEAARAKYTFRLLDRNRDGSIAPEEWQRSRRLRPLFEEAGTDLSQPMTVEQFVPIYLKVNNS; this comes from the coding sequence ATGAACCGAGGGATTGCACGAGTTCTGCTCGTCGGCGGGATCGTTTCCGTTCTGGCGGAACCGACTCTGGCGCAGTTCCGCGGCGGTGGCCCCTCGCCCGAACGGATTGTCGGCTTCATTGACCGCAACCAGGACGGCCACATCGACGGCGAGGAGTTGCGGCGGATGCCCGGTCCGTTCCGCGAGGCTCTCGAGGACGCGGGCGTCGATACCCGGCGAGGCATCTCCCGCGAACAGTTCCTGCGGGAAGCACCACGGCTGATGGAATCGATGCGGCGCCGCATGGAGGAGTCCCGGGAACGGGGAGGTGATCGTGGGCGTGACGATGACAGGGATCGGCGGGACGGCCGGGATCGTGATGATCGTGACCGCGACGGCCGCGATCGCGATGACGATCGTCGCCGCGGACCCGAGCGACCGCAACGACCCGCACGCAAGCAGCGGGAGCCGGTGACGCTCACCATCCCGGAACAGTTCAGCACGATCGACCAGGACGTTGACGGGCAGGTCGCGTTTTATGAATGGCGTCAGACGCAGCATGGGACGATCTCGCAGTTCATGGCCATCGATCGGAATGGCGACGGCTTTCTGACTCCCTTCGAACTGAAACTGTCTCTCGAACAGCCGGCCGATGCGCCTGCCACTCCGATCGCTGCCGGCACACAGCCCGGCTCGGGGCCGCCGCAAGTGACCATTCCCCGTCCGACGGCTCCGGCTGCAGTGGCGGCTACACGGACGGCACCCTCGCCTCCTTCGTCCACGGCCACTTCCAGTCCCACTGAAGTCGACATGGAATCTCCCGAGGCGGCACGGGCGAAGTACACGTTCCGTCTGCTCGACCGGAACCGGGACGGTTCGATCGCACCGGAGGAATGGCAGCGGAGCCGGCGGCTTCGCCCGCTGTTCGAAGAGGCCGGAACCGATCTCTCGCAGCCGATGACTGTCGAACAGTTCGTTCCGATCTACCTGAAAGTCAACAACTCGTGA
- a CDS encoding FHA domain-containing protein: MPLFLIPDDGSKPVVLDKAIVFFGRHADCDVVLANSRKVSRKHCCVARVDDHYVVRDLGSMNGVRVNGDAVEGEAQLRDGDDLLIGDVAYRLQVEDTVALRDRQRPLNAGGPSVSPDMLSQDMPVAIPEEGEDFRVEKTIGPSLLSPDGVDSDPSEEEIIELKDDDLVD, encoded by the coding sequence ATGCCGCTGTTTCTGATTCCTGACGACGGGAGCAAACCGGTCGTTCTCGACAAGGCGATCGTCTTCTTCGGACGACACGCCGACTGCGACGTCGTGCTTGCCAACAGCCGTAAGGTGTCCCGCAAGCACTGCTGCGTGGCCCGCGTGGACGACCATTACGTCGTTCGCGATCTGGGAAGCATGAATGGCGTGCGCGTGAATGGCGACGCCGTCGAAGGGGAAGCGCAACTGCGGGACGGCGATGATCTGCTGATCGGCGACGTGGCCTACCGTCTGCAGGTGGAAGACACGGTCGCCCTGCGGGACCGGCAGCGGCCGCTCAACGCCGGGGGCCCCTCCGTCTCGCCCGATATGCTCAGCCAGGACATGCCGGTCGCCATCCCCGAGGAAGGCGAGGACTTTCGTGTCGAGAAAACGATCGGTCCCTCGCTGCTCTCTCCCGACGGTGTGGACTCTGATCCTTCGGAAGAAGAGATCATCGAACTGAAGGACGACGACCTCGTCGACTGA
- a CDS encoding DUF1501 domain-containing protein, whose amino-acid sequence MLAIRGRATRLCDGWTRRDVLKIGAIGVGGLTLPGLLRAEQAQGKSNRDKAVIMIYMCGAPSHQDMYDLKMDAPAEIRGEFRPIPTNVSGIEICEHLPGLARNMDKCVPLRSVYGSPNGAHDSFICYTGRPVQNQPAGGWPSIGSAVSRLQGPTNPAVPPFVGLSPDTGHPPYGSPGHPGFLGVSHAAFRPSGPSRKDMVLNGIDADRLGDRKQLLTAFDRLRRDVDASGTLEGMDSITRQAFDILTSSRLVDALDVSQEPEEVRERYGKGDPKNYGDGAPRNLEHFLMARRLVEAGARVVTLNFGRWDFHSNNFGGLKNTHLPQFDQGLSALIEDLHERGLADDVTVCAWGEFGRTPRINANAGRDHWPRVGGGLLACGGLRTGQVIGATDRLGSDIADRPIHFGEVLATLYHNLGIDVEQTTLPDLAGRPQYLVNDGYRPLEELV is encoded by the coding sequence ATGCTCGCGATCCGTGGACGTGCGACGCGACTGTGTGATGGCTGGACCCGTCGGGACGTTCTGAAGATCGGTGCGATCGGTGTCGGCGGACTGACGCTGCCGGGACTGCTGCGGGCCGAGCAGGCGCAGGGAAAGTCGAACCGCGACAAGGCGGTCATCATGATCTACATGTGCGGGGCGCCCTCGCACCAGGACATGTACGACCTGAAGATGGATGCCCCCGCGGAGATTCGCGGCGAGTTCCGGCCGATTCCGACGAATGTCTCGGGCATCGAGATCTGCGAGCATCTGCCCGGCCTGGCGCGGAACATGGACAAGTGCGTGCCGCTCCGCTCGGTGTACGGATCTCCCAACGGGGCGCACGATTCGTTCATCTGCTACACGGGACGGCCGGTACAGAATCAGCCGGCCGGTGGCTGGCCCTCCATCGGCTCGGCGGTCTCCAGGCTGCAGGGTCCGACCAACCCCGCCGTGCCGCCGTTCGTGGGACTCTCTCCCGATACCGGTCATCCACCGTACGGGTCACCCGGACATCCCGGCTTTCTCGGCGTCTCGCATGCGGCGTTTCGTCCCTCCGGTCCGAGCCGCAAGGACATGGTCCTCAACGGCATCGATGCCGACCGGCTGGGGGATCGCAAGCAGCTTCTGACGGCATTCGACCGGCTGCGGCGGGACGTCGATGCCAGCGGCACGCTCGAAGGAATGGACTCGATCACCCGGCAGGCATTCGACATCCTCACATCGAGCCGACTGGTGGACGCTCTCGATGTGTCGCAGGAGCCGGAGGAGGTCCGAGAGCGGTACGGCAAAGGCGACCCGAAGAACTACGGGGACGGGGCTCCGCGAAATCTCGAACACTTCCTGATGGCCCGCCGGCTCGTCGAAGCGGGAGCCCGTGTCGTGACGCTCAACTTCGGGCGGTGGGACTTCCACTCGAACAACTTCGGCGGCCTGAAGAATACGCATCTGCCGCAGTTCGACCAGGGGCTTTCGGCACTGATCGAAGACCTGCACGAGCGCGGTCTGGCGGACGACGTGACCGTCTGTGCATGGGGCGAGTTCGGCCGTACGCCGCGGATCAACGCGAATGCGGGTCGTGACCACTGGCCGCGGGTCGGCGGCGGTCTGCTGGCATGTGGCGGTCTGCGGACCGGACAGGTGATCGGTGCGACCGACCGGCTTGGTTCGGACATCGCGGACCGACCGATTCACTTTGGCGAGGTGCTGGCGACGCTGTATCACAATCTGGGCATCGATGTGGAACAGACCACTCTGCCCGATCTGGCCGGCCGCCCGCAGTACCTGGTCAATGACGGCTACCGCCCGCTGGAGGAGTTGGTTTGA
- a CDS encoding serine/threonine-protein kinase, which produces MHIRCPHCRNPIELIDDTPVSDLTCTSCGSSFSLVGSETMSYRPSTGEQVTHFELQEELGTGAYGTVWKARDTELDRIVAVKIPRVVQLGLEETEMFLREARAAAQLRHPNIVSVHEVGRDNDTIYIVSDFVDGLTLADWLTGQQPTIREAAELTITIARALHYAHETGVIHRDLKPGNIMLDREGQPFLMDFGLAKRDAGEITMTVEGQVLGTPAYMSPEQARGEGHTANRRTDIYSLGAILFELLTGERPFRGNTRMLLHQVLHDDAPSPRTLNAQVPRDLETICLRCLEKEPDKRYATAADVADELQRWLDGKPIQARPVSPIERGWRWCRRNPAVASVSAVLCLILLGLAIGGPVVAAYQVELKRQADDEREEAARAAEREREQRERAEALARQKTQLATQMGMLADRERRERTRAEQLAIQSQRLVLLQFFDRANDLWLEGDWHEAGVLLCDTLAQCPAEAPQLRRALRRALAGWIADGAKTGFVDIRQTADGAGDEATAVRLRPAHELRSEIPSTVAPDADLLGITDTREHLAAVYSGRATVEFWDLQQESRVGRPLIHASAPRYVAFSLQSHLLATASSTDNILHLWDATAGAEILPKFSAPYGRISGLRFSEDGRQLVVHVLSSPEAEDGGGHRTLKSFATEIHSPLSGEHSALAAIVEGASAKSGDVASVEPPRADIPSATMTLHYPDGDTTRIAPDSTQRAGHVHFLGIACNQYEKLNPLRFAVSDIKSLENSLFRQNGLYRPGRSEVLIDSECSRESISAAVSRIEKLARPGSHDLTVIAVSGHATVVDGKWYFVPVNLSNLRYVDEIRRIGISWDVFRPLLDLPVPVLLLIDSDHSGAVVRAMNAAAEREATIEAAEASPIERPRVPSEDLSTARIRPERWPNTFVLCATVANNAGFEDASYKVSPDDLGHGLFSFFVLRGLNGEADTGAHGNSDGIVDFHELARYATVGVFLESGREQRPVARPAVRPSSTPAKYGRLPLASTKGSYSLPIVLERAARRIKTLLSDRGSTALSVASFSGPDHRTVRFIEAEMVDALKRVGTVVVEKDESEWQIVGSVSVDSIGDSPRWNVTIRVVDKSGRQVSPSQTASKMSDSDSRPARPLSRTRERHDLTPQLVDNPKLAVTLDLLSRQIREHLDGKGQDAVSIGPFMGPGSHAGHVIESGLGEALKRHGFSVVDELEADWQIRGAYAVETIGNVPVVALTVKCFDGSGVLIQSFRDRISLSRPAPPSLRPRKGGGATGRGPRIQFGR; this is translated from the coding sequence ATGCACATCCGCTGTCCGCACTGCCGTAATCCGATTGAACTGATCGACGACACGCCGGTCAGCGACCTGACCTGCACGTCGTGCGGCAGCAGCTTCAGTCTCGTGGGCAGCGAGACGATGAGCTATCGTCCGAGTACGGGCGAGCAGGTTACGCATTTCGAGTTGCAGGAAGAGCTCGGCACCGGTGCCTACGGGACGGTCTGGAAGGCTCGGGACACCGAGCTGGACCGTATTGTTGCGGTGAAGATTCCGCGCGTCGTGCAGCTGGGGTTGGAAGAAACGGAGATGTTTCTTCGCGAAGCCCGGGCGGCCGCACAACTGCGGCATCCGAACATCGTCAGCGTGCACGAGGTCGGACGCGACAACGACACGATCTACATCGTCAGCGACTTCGTCGATGGCCTCACGCTGGCGGACTGGCTGACGGGCCAGCAGCCGACAATACGGGAGGCGGCCGAGCTGACGATCACGATTGCCCGGGCCCTGCACTACGCTCACGAGACCGGCGTGATCCACCGGGACCTGAAGCCCGGCAACATCATGCTCGACCGGGAAGGTCAGCCATTCCTGATGGACTTCGGCCTGGCCAAACGGGACGCTGGCGAGATCACGATGACGGTCGAGGGGCAGGTCCTCGGCACCCCGGCGTACATGTCGCCCGAGCAGGCCCGTGGCGAGGGCCACACGGCCAATCGGCGGACGGACATCTACTCGCTCGGTGCGATCCTGTTCGAGCTGCTGACAGGGGAGCGGCCATTCCGTGGCAACACCCGGATGCTGCTGCATCAGGTGCTGCACGACGATGCCCCCAGTCCCCGTACGCTGAACGCCCAGGTGCCCCGCGATCTGGAGACGATCTGTCTACGGTGTCTGGAAAAGGAACCGGACAAGCGGTACGCGACCGCAGCCGATGTGGCGGACGAACTGCAGCGGTGGCTGGACGGCAAGCCGATCCAGGCGCGGCCGGTGAGTCCGATCGAACGCGGCTGGCGGTGGTGCCGGCGAAACCCGGCGGTGGCGTCGGTCAGCGCGGTGCTGTGCCTGATTCTGCTCGGACTGGCGATCGGTGGACCGGTTGTTGCGGCATACCAGGTGGAGCTGAAACGGCAGGCGGATGATGAACGCGAGGAAGCGGCACGGGCAGCGGAGCGCGAACGGGAGCAGCGGGAACGAGCCGAAGCACTTGCGAGGCAGAAGACCCAGTTGGCTACCCAGATGGGCATGCTTGCAGACCGCGAGCGCCGAGAGCGAACCCGCGCCGAACAACTTGCGATTCAGAGTCAGCGACTTGTTCTGCTGCAGTTCTTTGACCGTGCGAACGATCTCTGGCTTGAGGGAGATTGGCACGAAGCTGGAGTGCTGCTCTGCGACACACTCGCCCAGTGTCCCGCGGAAGCACCACAACTTCGGCGAGCCCTGAGGCGAGCCCTTGCGGGGTGGATAGCGGACGGTGCGAAGACAGGTTTTGTTGATATCCGCCAAACGGCCGATGGCGCAGGTGACGAGGCAACAGCCGTTCGCCTGCGTCCCGCACACGAGCTGCGAAGTGAGATTCCTTCAACGGTCGCGCCCGACGCCGATCTTCTTGGGATTACCGATACACGCGAGCATTTGGCGGCCGTGTACTCGGGGCGAGCGACAGTCGAATTCTGGGATCTGCAGCAGGAAAGTCGAGTGGGTCGCCCGCTCATCCATGCTTCTGCACCGCGTTACGTCGCATTCAGCTTGCAATCACATCTTCTTGCAACAGCCTCTTCAACCGACAACATACTGCATTTGTGGGATGCCACTGCCGGCGCGGAAATCCTTCCGAAGTTCTCTGCTCCTTACGGAAGAATCTCAGGACTGCGGTTTTCTGAGGACGGTCGTCAACTAGTCGTTCACGTACTCTCGTCGCCCGAGGCAGAAGACGGAGGTGGACATCGGACGCTAAAAAGTTTCGCGACTGAGATCCACTCGCCACTTTCCGGGGAACATTCGGCGTTGGCGGCTATTGTAGAAGGTGCATCGGCGAAATCAGGAGACGTCGCATCGGTTGAACCACCGCGCGCTGACATTCCTTCAGCGACAATGACTCTGCATTACCCCGATGGAGATACAACACGCATCGCACCCGACAGTACTCAACGAGCCGGTCACGTTCACTTCCTGGGAATAGCGTGCAATCAATACGAAAAGCTGAACCCGCTGAGGTTTGCGGTTAGCGACATAAAAAGCTTAGAAAACTCCCTGTTTCGTCAGAACGGTCTTTATCGGCCGGGGCGCTCCGAAGTGCTTATCGACTCCGAGTGCAGTCGAGAGTCCATTTCCGCAGCGGTATCTCGAATTGAGAAGTTGGCACGTCCCGGCTCGCACGATTTGACAGTCATCGCAGTTTCCGGTCACGCAACAGTCGTGGATGGAAAGTGGTACTTTGTTCCAGTAAACCTGTCGAACTTACGTTATGTCGACGAGATTCGCCGAATTGGGATTTCTTGGGACGTATTCCGACCGCTCCTGGATCTGCCAGTCCCGGTGCTGCTCTTGATCGACTCAGATCATTCCGGCGCTGTCGTACGTGCAATGAACGCGGCCGCCGAACGCGAGGCTACAATCGAAGCTGCAGAGGCATCTCCCATCGAAAGACCGCGAGTTCCTTCCGAAGACTTAAGCACAGCACGGATCAGGCCCGAGCGCTGGCCCAACACTTTTGTTCTCTGTGCGACGGTCGCAAACAATGCAGGGTTTGAGGATGCGAGCTACAAGGTCTCACCCGACGATCTAGGCCATGGCCTGTTCTCCTTCTTCGTGCTAAGGGGGCTCAATGGTGAGGCTGATACGGGTGCGCACGGCAACAGCGATGGGATTGTTGACTTCCACGAACTGGCGCGCTACGCGACCGTGGGAGTATTCCTTGAGTCCGGGCGTGAACAGCGACCGGTTGCCAGACCTGCGGTCCGCCCGTCGTCGACTCCCGCGAAGTATGGTCGGCTGCCACTTGCTTCGACCAAGGGCTCATACTCGCTGCCGATCGTGCTTGAACGTGCAGCTCGGCGCATAAAGACTCTTCTTTCGGATCGGGGATCGACAGCTCTTTCCGTCGCATCCTTCAGTGGCCCGGATCATCGCACCGTCCGCTTTATCGAAGCGGAGATGGTTGACGCCCTGAAACGCGTCGGCACAGTTGTAGTTGAGAAGGACGAGTCCGAGTGGCAGATCGTGGGAAGTGTTTCTGTTGACAGTATCGGCGACTCACCCCGATGGAATGTGACGATCCGAGTGGTCGACAAGAGCGGGCGGCAGGTCTCCCCATCCCAGACCGCCTCGAAGATGTCAGATTCTGACTCCCGGCCCGCACGCCCCTTGTCGCGAACGCGCGAGAGGCACGATCTTACACCACAACTCGTTGACAACCCGAAGCTTGCTGTAACCCTGGATTTGCTCTCGAGGCAGATTCGAGAGCACCTCGATGGCAAAGGCCAGGACGCGGTCTCAATCGGCCCTTTCATGGGTCCCGGCAGCCATGCCGGTCATGTGATCGAGAGCGGGCTGGGAGAAGCGTTGAAGAGGCACGGGTTCAGCGTCGTTGACGAACTCGAGGCCGACTGGCAGATCCGGGGCGCATACGCTGTCGAGACCATCGGCAACGTTCCGGTCGTCGCCCTGACGGTCAAGTGTTTTGACGGTAGTGGCGTGCTCATTCAGTCCTTCCGTGATCGGATATCGCTGTCTCGACCGGCGCCACCGTCGCTTCGCCCCCGAAAGGGAGGCGGTGCGACTGGGCGGGGTCCACGGATTCAATTCGGACGTTGA